In one Mycobacterium sp. NBC_00419 genomic region, the following are encoded:
- a CDS encoding ArnT family glycosyltransferase, giving the protein MTILEDVTVLPDAEPTSPVRPRWVRPALWSLLGVTAVLYLWGLSAAGWANEYYAAAVQAGTQSWKALLFGSIDAGNAITVDKPPAALWVMALSGRIFGFGTWAMLMPQALMGVGSVALVYAAVRRVGGYGAGLLAGAVLALTPVAALMFRYNNPDALLVLLLVAAGYCIIRCLDGNPVRWVALAGTAVGFAFLAKLLQALLITPALALVVLVALPGSVWHRLRVLLVGLVAMIVSAGWYLALVSLWPADSRPYIGGSTDNSLLQLALGYNGLGRVFGGDGNPGGSGGGPAEGPGPMGGSAMFGGSTGIGRMFGESMGTEISWLLPAALIGLAAGLWFTRRAPRTDHTRAALLLWGGWLVVTALVFSFMKGIMHPYYTVALAPAVAAVLGISVRELWRGRQFAVPRCTLAAMIAATGIWNVILLDRTPDWLPWLRWVILVGAIAVAAVLAAGGHRLGRWTVVLAAAGLIVGLAGTSAYTAATVLNSHGGGIPISGPSRAGATFGPGGPGGPSRDGVAPSDNTELKSLLKESGRRWAAATVGSHTAGSLELSTGASVMSIGGFSGGDNSPTLEQFQSYVSTGQVQYFIVGNSPDGHGGPGGPGSGSGTGAAITQWVQQHFTAQDIGGTEVYDLTA; this is encoded by the coding sequence ATGACCATCCTCGAGGATGTGACCGTGTTGCCGGATGCCGAGCCGACGTCGCCCGTGCGGCCACGGTGGGTGCGCCCCGCATTGTGGTCGCTACTGGGTGTGACCGCCGTGCTGTATCTGTGGGGACTGAGCGCCGCCGGCTGGGCCAACGAGTACTACGCCGCCGCGGTTCAGGCCGGCACGCAGAGTTGGAAAGCACTGCTGTTCGGCTCGATCGACGCGGGCAATGCGATCACCGTCGACAAACCGCCCGCGGCGCTGTGGGTGATGGCGCTGTCCGGCCGGATCTTCGGGTTCGGCACGTGGGCGATGCTGATGCCCCAGGCGCTGATGGGTGTGGGGTCAGTGGCACTGGTCTATGCCGCGGTACGCCGGGTCGGCGGCTACGGGGCAGGGCTGCTCGCCGGTGCGGTGCTGGCGCTGACGCCGGTGGCCGCGTTGATGTTTCGGTACAACAACCCCGACGCGCTGCTGGTGCTGCTGCTGGTGGCCGCCGGGTACTGCATCATCCGCTGCCTCGACGGCAACCCGGTCAGGTGGGTCGCCCTGGCGGGTACCGCCGTCGGCTTCGCATTCCTGGCCAAGCTGCTGCAGGCACTGCTGATCACACCCGCGCTGGCCCTGGTGGTGCTCGTCGCGCTGCCCGGCAGTGTGTGGCATCGATTGCGGGTTCTTCTCGTCGGTCTGGTCGCCATGATCGTGTCGGCCGGCTGGTATCTGGCGCTGGTGAGCCTGTGGCCGGCGGACTCTCGCCCCTACATCGGCGGGTCGACCGACAACAGCCTGCTGCAGCTGGCGCTGGGATACAACGGTCTGGGCCGGGTGTTCGGCGGCGACGGCAATCCCGGCGGCTCGGGTGGCGGTCCGGCTGAGGGCCCCGGCCCGATGGGTGGTTCGGCGATGTTCGGCGGCTCCACCGGGATCGGCCGGATGTTCGGCGAATCCATGGGGACCGAGATCTCCTGGTTGCTGCCCGCCGCACTCATCGGTCTTGCGGCCGGGCTGTGGTTCACCCGACGCGCACCGCGCACCGACCACACCCGCGCGGCGCTGCTGCTGTGGGGTGGGTGGCTGGTGGTCACCGCGCTGGTGTTCAGTTTCATGAAGGGGATCATGCATCCCTACTACACGGTGGCACTTGCTCCCGCGGTGGCCGCAGTGCTCGGCATCAGCGTCCGAGAGTTGTGGCGCGGCAGGCAATTCGCCGTCCCCCGCTGCACTCTGGCCGCGATGATCGCGGCGACTGGGATATGGAACGTCATCCTGCTCGACCGCACGCCGGACTGGCTGCCCTGGTTGCGCTGGGTGATCCTGGTGGGCGCCATTGCCGTGGCGGCGGTACTCGCCGCGGGCGGGCACCGGCTCGGCCGGTGGACCGTCGTCCTCGCGGCGGCCGGGTTGATCGTCGGCCTCGCCGGCACCTCCGCCTACACCGCGGCGACCGTGCTGAACAGCCACGGCGGTGGCATCCCTATCTCGGGCCCGAGTCGCGCAGGCGCGACCTTCGGACCGGGCGGACCCGGCGGCCCGAGCCGTGACGGCGTTGCACCCTCGGATAACACCGAACTGAAGTCTCTGCTTAAGGAGTCGGGAAGGCGTTGGGCTGCAGCCACTGTGGGCTCGCACACCGCTGGGAGCCTCGAACTGAGCACCGGCGCCTCGGTGATGTCCATCGGTGGGTTCAGCGGCGGGGACAACTCACCCACGCTCGAGCAGTTCCAGTCCTACGTCAGTACCGGACAGGTCCAGTACTTCATCGTCGGCAATTCGCCGGACGGCCATGGCGGGCCCGGCGGACCGGGCAGTGGATCGGGCACCGGTGCCGCGATCACGCAGTGGGTGCAACAGCACTTCACCGCCCAAGACATCGGCGGCACCGAGGTCTACGACCTCACGGCCTGA
- a CDS encoding glycosyltransferase — protein MTITDLPEMRRRNAALIAADSGAPVLDVVVPVYNEQAVLADSIHRLYRYLGDDLPFTFRITIADNASTDDTWRIATGLAAELPQVRCVRLEQKGRGRALHAVWSSSDAPVLAYMDVDLSTDLAAVAPLVAPLVSGHSDLAIGTRLSRGSRVVRGAKREIISRCYNFILRSTLSAKFSDAQCGFKAIRADVAAELLPHVEDTGWFFDTELLVLAERSGFRIHEVPVDWIDDPDSRVDIVATAVADLRGIARLVKAFGTGEIPVHAIAAQFGNCAGARRSLLNQSVRFAAIGILSTLAYLALFVALRPIGAQGANLVALLATAVANTAANRRFTFGVRGRGGVGRHQFEGLLVFGIGLALTSGALAVLQSLSEPPRTLELVVLVAANLVATVVRFVLLRGWVFHPRRNGGAKGDIR, from the coding sequence ATGACCATCACCGACCTTCCCGAGATGCGCCGGCGCAACGCGGCACTGATCGCCGCGGACAGTGGCGCCCCAGTGCTTGATGTCGTCGTCCCGGTGTACAACGAGCAGGCTGTCTTGGCTGACTCGATCCACCGGCTGTACCGCTATCTGGGCGACGATCTCCCGTTCACGTTCCGGATCACCATCGCCGACAACGCGAGTACCGACGACACCTGGCGCATCGCCACCGGGCTGGCCGCCGAACTGCCGCAGGTGCGGTGTGTGCGTCTGGAGCAGAAAGGCCGCGGCCGGGCGTTGCACGCGGTGTGGTCGTCGTCGGACGCCCCCGTGCTGGCCTATATGGACGTCGACCTGTCCACCGATCTGGCCGCCGTGGCACCGTTGGTCGCGCCGCTGGTATCCGGACATTCCGACCTTGCGATCGGTACCCGGCTGAGCCGTGGCTCCAGGGTCGTGCGTGGCGCCAAGCGGGAGATCATCTCGCGCTGCTACAACTTCATCCTGCGCTCGACTCTGTCGGCGAAGTTCTCCGATGCCCAGTGCGGCTTCAAAGCGATCCGCGCCGACGTCGCGGCCGAACTTCTGCCACATGTCGAAGACACCGGCTGGTTCTTCGACACCGAACTGCTGGTGCTCGCCGAACGCAGTGGGTTCCGCATTCACGAAGTGCCCGTCGACTGGATCGACGACCCCGATAGCCGTGTCGACATCGTCGCCACCGCTGTCGCCGACCTGAGGGGAATCGCTCGCTTGGTCAAAGCATTCGGCACCGGGGAGATCCCGGTGCATGCGATCGCCGCGCAGTTCGGCAACTGCGCGGGTGCGCGACGCTCGCTGCTGAACCAGAGTGTGCGCTTCGCGGCGATCGGGATCCTGTCCACGCTGGCGTATCTGGCATTGTTCGTCGCACTGCGTCCGATCGGTGCGCAGGGAGCCAACCTCGTCGCGCTGCTGGCAACCGCGGTGGCGAACACCGCCGCCAACCGGCGCTTCACCTTCGGGGTACGGGGCCGCGGCGGCGTCGGTCGCCACCAGTTCGAGGGTCTCCTGGTGTTCGGCATCGGCTTGGCGTTGACCAGCGGCGCGCTGGCCGTGCTGCAGAGTCTGAGTGAACCCCCGCGGACGCTGGAGCTGGTGGTTCTGGTCGCGGCCAACCTGGTCGCCACTGTGGTTCGATTTGTTCTGCTGCGCGGCTGGGTGTTTCACCCGCGCCGCAACGGCGGGGCGAAGGGAGACATCCGATGA
- a CDS encoding glycosyltransferase family 39 protein — protein sequence MTTRNRFDRVALAALLAVTAALYLWNLGAGGWANAFYSAAAQAGSMNWTAWLFGSSDPANAITVDKTPAALWVTGLSVRLFGLNSWAILVPQALCGVAAVAVLYAAVRRVAGPRAGLLAGAILAATPAAALMFRFNNPDALLVLSLVIAAYATQRALDRDAAAWWLPLAGVAVGVGFLAKMLQAFLVLPALAVVFVIAADLPLRTRAWRLVAAAVAVVVSSGWYLVLVTVWPAAARPYIGGSQHNSVIELALGYNGLGRLTGNETGGLGNLNHDVGWARLFGAEMGPHIAWLLPAAVVALVAGLWITRRGPRTDRTRAVLLMWGGWLVVTAVVFSFANGILHPYYTVALAPAIAAAVSIGTRLLWDQRTDIRAAVVLAGISGITVSLSYVLLQNYSNWLPWLRMSILTGGIAATVLLVVVARLPRAVERSVAILALVAALAGPAAVSVATAASARSGAIPSVGPSDGRAGGMPGLFGAPEPGPDLVAALRSDAGQYTWAAAVVGSSNAAGYQLGAGVPVMAVGGFNGTDPAPTLQQFQDYVRANRIHWFIDRSMPAPFLGARSGSDAAERIRDWVSESYASRNIDGVNVYDLSQSLTAGS from the coding sequence GTGACCACCCGCAACCGATTCGACCGTGTCGCGCTGGCTGCTCTGCTCGCAGTGACCGCAGCGCTGTACCTGTGGAACCTGGGCGCCGGCGGCTGGGCGAACGCTTTCTATTCTGCTGCTGCCCAGGCGGGTTCGATGAACTGGACCGCCTGGCTGTTCGGTTCGAGCGATCCCGCCAATGCCATCACCGTCGACAAGACGCCCGCAGCGCTGTGGGTGACCGGCCTGTCTGTGCGGCTGTTCGGTCTCAATTCGTGGGCCATCCTGGTACCGCAGGCGCTGTGTGGCGTCGCGGCCGTCGCGGTGCTCTACGCCGCGGTCCGCAGAGTCGCAGGACCGCGGGCGGGCCTGCTGGCCGGTGCGATCCTGGCCGCGACTCCCGCTGCGGCGCTGATGTTCCGATTCAACAACCCTGATGCGCTGCTGGTACTGAGCCTGGTCATCGCCGCCTACGCCACGCAGCGCGCACTGGACCGTGACGCCGCGGCGTGGTGGTTACCGCTTGCCGGTGTCGCCGTCGGTGTCGGGTTCCTGGCCAAGATGCTGCAGGCCTTCCTGGTCCTCCCCGCGTTGGCGGTGGTCTTCGTGATCGCGGCCGATCTACCCCTGCGCACGAGGGCATGGCGGTTGGTGGCCGCCGCAGTGGCAGTGGTGGTGTCCAGCGGCTGGTACCTGGTACTGGTCACGGTGTGGCCCGCGGCGGCGCGGCCGTACATCGGCGGTTCCCAGCACAACTCGGTCATCGAATTGGCCTTGGGGTACAACGGTCTCGGCCGGCTCACTGGCAACGAGACCGGTGGCTTGGGAAATCTGAACCACGACGTGGGCTGGGCGCGCCTCTTCGGTGCCGAGATGGGTCCCCACATCGCCTGGCTGTTGCCGGCCGCCGTGGTGGCACTGGTTGCCGGTCTGTGGATTACCAGACGCGGGCCGAGAACGGATCGCACCCGCGCCGTGCTGCTGATGTGGGGTGGCTGGCTGGTTGTCACGGCGGTGGTGTTCAGCTTCGCCAACGGCATCCTGCACCCCTACTACACGGTCGCGCTTGCTCCGGCCATCGCGGCGGCGGTGTCGATCGGCACCAGACTCTTGTGGGACCAGCGGACCGACATCCGGGCGGCCGTTGTGCTGGCGGGTATTTCGGGTATCACGGTTTCCCTCAGTTATGTTCTGCTGCAGAACTATTCGAACTGGCTGCCCTGGCTGCGGATGAGCATCCTGACCGGCGGCATCGCGGCGACGGTTCTGCTAGTCGTCGTCGCACGCCTGCCGCGGGCGGTCGAACGATCCGTTGCGATCCTGGCGCTCGTCGCGGCCCTGGCCGGACCGGCCGCGGTGTCGGTGGCGACGGCCGCATCTGCGCGCAGTGGGGCCATCCCATCTGTCGGGCCCTCCGACGGCCGGGCCGGTGGAATGCCGGGGTTGTTCGGCGCCCCTGAGCCCGGTCCGGATCTTGTCGCGGCGTTGCGTTCCGATGCCGGCCAATACACCTGGGCCGCAGCCGTTGTCGGATCGAGTAACGCCGCCGGGTACCAGCTCGGGGCCGGTGTTCCGGTGATGGCCGTCGGTGGATTCAACGGCACCGACCCGGCGCCGACGCTGCAGCAGTTCCAGGACTACGTCCGAGCCAACCGCATCCACTGGTTCATCGACCGTTCCATGCCTGCCCCGTTCCTCGGCGCCCGGTCGGGCAGTGACGCCGCCGAGCGCATCCGGGATTGGGTGAGCGAGAGCTACGCCTCCCGAAATATCGACGGCGTCAACGTTTACGACCTCTCGCAATCACTCACAGCAGGGTCATAG
- a CDS encoding sensor histidine kinase has product MSSNLRASTWSLSARLLIGQVMLLAAVCLGIGAVTIVALYQYLVGEVDAQLRETAHRGAMMYGEPLPLPPPGSPLREEVYPRPGPGPDFLDAPGQPIGMTAAVVRDGVTTDAGVLAVGGVRAALSPKARQQLADAIGERHSVTRDIDGLGRYRVIAARSRMTGDTLVIGLSMRNVDGTLFRVALIFGVVTAAAMIIATTVGILIIRRALTPLTRVATAAGEVANLPLDRGEVELPVRVPVPDANPHTEVGRLGLAINRMLDHISSALSTRQASESRVRQFVADASHELRTPLAAIRGYTELAQRKRDQMPEDVAHAMGRVESEAVRMTHLVEDLLLLARLDSGRPLEREPVDLARLSADVVSDAHVAGPEHRWQLDLPPDPLYVVGDDARLHQVVANLLANARTHTPPGTSVTLSLDTEPGAAVLRVVDNGPGIPAELQSEVFERFARGDTSRSRKGGSTGLGLAIASAVVRAHGGSIGLQSVPGSTEFTVRLPCTAGA; this is encoded by the coding sequence ATGTCCTCAAACCTGCGTGCTAGCACCTGGTCGCTGAGCGCACGGCTGCTCATTGGTCAGGTGATGCTGCTGGCAGCGGTCTGCCTCGGTATCGGCGCGGTGACCATCGTGGCGCTGTATCAGTACCTCGTCGGTGAGGTCGACGCGCAGTTGCGCGAGACCGCCCACCGGGGGGCCATGATGTACGGCGAGCCGCTGCCGCTGCCACCGCCGGGATCCCCGCTGCGCGAAGAGGTCTATCCCAGGCCGGGCCCCGGGCCGGACTTCCTCGACGCACCCGGACAGCCGATCGGAATGACCGCTGCGGTGGTGCGCGACGGCGTCACCACCGACGCCGGGGTGCTGGCCGTCGGTGGTGTGCGTGCCGCGCTGTCGCCCAAAGCTCGACAGCAGCTTGCCGATGCGATCGGTGAACGGCACTCGGTGACCCGTGACATCGACGGTCTGGGCCGCTACCGGGTGATCGCCGCGCGCAGCAGGATGACCGGCGACACCCTGGTTATCGGGCTGAGCATGCGCAATGTGGACGGCACGCTGTTTCGGGTGGCGTTGATCTTCGGCGTGGTCACCGCGGCAGCGATGATCATCGCGACCACCGTCGGCATACTGATCATCCGGCGTGCGCTGACACCGCTGACCCGGGTGGCGACCGCGGCCGGAGAAGTCGCCAACCTGCCGTTGGATCGTGGCGAAGTCGAACTGCCCGTTCGTGTTCCGGTCCCAGACGCCAACCCGCACACCGAGGTGGGTCGACTCGGCCTGGCGATCAACCGGATGCTCGACCATATCTCCTCCGCGCTGTCCACGCGGCAGGCCAGCGAGAGCCGGGTGCGCCAGTTCGTCGCCGACGCCAGCCATGAGCTGCGAACGCCGCTGGCCGCCATCCGTGGCTATACCGAACTGGCGCAACGTAAACGCGATCAGATGCCGGAAGACGTCGCGCATGCCATGGGACGGGTCGAGTCCGAGGCGGTGCGGATGACGCACCTGGTCGAGGATCTCCTGCTGCTGGCCCGGCTCGATTCCGGTCGCCCACTGGAACGCGAACCCGTTGATCTGGCCCGGCTTTCGGCCGACGTGGTCAGTGATGCCCATGTCGCCGGTCCCGAACACCGCTGGCAACTGGACCTGCCGCCGGATCCGCTGTACGTGGTCGGTGACGACGCCCGTCTGCATCAGGTGGTGGCCAACCTATTGGCCAACGCCCGTACCCACACGCCGCCGGGAACATCGGTGACGCTGTCGCTGGACACCGAACCGGGTGCGGCCGTGCTGCGGGTGGTCGACAACGGCCCGGGTATCCCGGCCGAGCTGCAGTCCGAAGTCTTCGAGCGGTTCGCCCGCGGAGACACCTCGCGCTCCCGCAAGGGCGGTTCGACCGGTCTCGGCCTGGCAATCGCCTCGGCGGTAGTGCGGGCGCACGGCGGCAGTATCGGACTGCAGAGTGTGCCGGGCAGCACGGAATTCACTGTGCGGCTGCCCTGCACAGCAGGGGCTTAG
- a CDS encoding response regulator transcription factor: MRRADGNPINVLVVDDEAVLAEMVSMALRYEGWNITTAADGASAISAARGTRPDAVVLDIMLPDMSGLDVLRRLREHSPHLPVLLLTAKDAVEDRIAGLTAGGDDYVTKPFSIEEVVLRLRALLRRTGVTTEDSGAQIVVGDLVLDEDSHEVTRAGSPIALTSTEFELLRFLMRNPKRVLSKAQILDRVWSYDFGGRSNIVELYISYLRKKIDNGREPMIHTLRGAGYVLKPAC; this comes from the coding sequence ATGCGACGGGCCGACGGTAACCCGATCAATGTGCTGGTCGTCGATGACGAAGCAGTGCTCGCCGAGATGGTGTCGATGGCACTTCGCTACGAAGGCTGGAACATCACGACGGCGGCCGACGGGGCCTCGGCGATCTCCGCGGCGCGCGGCACCCGTCCCGACGCCGTGGTGCTCGACATCATGCTTCCCGACATGAGCGGCCTCGACGTGCTCCGCAGGCTGCGTGAGCACAGTCCGCACCTGCCGGTTCTGTTGCTCACCGCCAAGGACGCCGTCGAGGACCGGATCGCCGGGCTGACCGCCGGCGGCGACGACTACGTCACCAAGCCGTTCTCCATCGAGGAGGTCGTGCTGCGGCTGCGCGCTCTGCTGCGGCGTACCGGCGTGACCACCGAGGACAGCGGCGCCCAGATCGTGGTCGGCGACCTCGTGCTCGACGAGGACAGCCACGAGGTGACCCGTGCTGGTTCGCCGATCGCATTGACGTCCACCGAGTTCGAACTGCTGCGTTTCCTCATGCGCAATCCCAAGCGTGTGCTGTCGAAGGCGCAGATCCTCGACCGGGTGTGGAGTTACGACTTCGGCGGCAGGTCCAACATCGTCGAGCTGTACATCTCCTACCTACGTAAGAAGATCGACAACGGCCGCGAACCGATGATCCACACGCTTCGCGGTGCGGGCTATGTCCTCAAACCTGCGTGCTAG
- a CDS encoding DUF1622 domain-containing protein, which produces MSFFEVIETVGKTIDGVGVAVIALGALISAAGTIPRLKTGTAYRVFREQLGRSILLGLEFLVAADIIRTVAVTPDARSVAVLGGIVLIRTFLSFSLQLEVTGYWPWQKSRQEQDDAAAAASKR; this is translated from the coding sequence GTGAGCTTCTTCGAGGTCATCGAGACAGTCGGCAAGACGATCGACGGGGTCGGCGTCGCCGTCATCGCCCTCGGTGCGCTGATCTCAGCCGCCGGCACGATCCCCCGGCTCAAAACCGGCACCGCATACCGGGTGTTCCGCGAGCAGCTCGGCCGCAGCATCCTGCTCGGCCTGGAGTTCCTGGTCGCCGCCGACATCATCCGCACGGTGGCGGTCACCCCTGACGCCCGTAGCGTCGCGGTGCTCGGCGGCATCGTCTTGATCCGGACGTTCCTGAGCTTCTCGTTGCAGCTCGAGGTCACCGGCTATTGGCCGTGGCAGAAATCCCGCCAGGAGCAGGACGACGCCGCAGCAGCGGCATCGAAACGATGA
- a CDS encoding threonine/serine ThrE exporter family protein, producing MSKQSRRARRTRIFDAIRKTPPEPLGPPDTHDQVEVAAMLRAIGIALVEVEQPTQLVEGRLLQIAAQYTSEPVRVVVLPTMLMIQVGTVGYQVDGSTHSSLQLDMAGRIDDIASLAAVGAITPADAVASIEAARTLKPRYGPIATTIGYAVTTVGFGMVINPTWASLPGYLFLGLVVGAIVQLGRPFPGLNPMLPTLSATLVTVLATWFVADTAHDGLLRVIAPPLVATLPGMALTIGAMELAASQIISGASRLVYGMAQLALLVFGVALGIQVAGQVYPQSPSAQMGPWSLYVAIVVVGIGLYVYLSAPRGSLLWLIAAIAVALVGQELAGKVMSAAHSGFIGAILVVPFAMLAARIKTAPPAVVMMLAAFWSLVPGALSFESVSQAASGGNVGVSSLGSTGAAILSIALGTVVGWSVFHTIDSRLPWPKGLDQPTVR from the coding sequence ATGAGCAAGCAGTCGCGCCGGGCCCGCCGGACGCGGATCTTCGACGCAATCCGCAAGACTCCCCCGGAGCCGCTGGGGCCGCCGGATACCCACGACCAGGTCGAAGTCGCGGCGATGCTGCGGGCGATCGGCATCGCACTGGTGGAGGTCGAGCAGCCGACCCAACTGGTCGAGGGCCGTCTGCTGCAGATCGCCGCGCAGTACACCAGCGAACCGGTTCGGGTGGTGGTGCTGCCGACCATGCTGATGATTCAGGTGGGCACCGTCGGATACCAGGTCGACGGGTCGACACACTCGTCGCTGCAGCTCGACATGGCCGGGCGCATCGACGACATCGCCAGCCTGGCCGCCGTCGGCGCCATCACCCCAGCCGATGCGGTCGCGTCGATCGAGGCGGCGCGCACACTCAAGCCCCGGTACGGGCCGATCGCCACGACAATCGGATACGCCGTCACCACAGTGGGATTCGGCATGGTGATCAATCCGACGTGGGCGTCGCTTCCCGGCTATCTGTTCCTCGGTCTGGTGGTGGGCGCCATCGTCCAACTCGGGCGCCCGTTTCCGGGCTTGAACCCGATGCTGCCGACGCTGTCGGCCACCCTCGTCACGGTCCTGGCAACCTGGTTTGTCGCCGACACCGCCCACGACGGGCTGCTGCGGGTCATCGCCCCGCCGTTGGTGGCGACGCTGCCCGGAATGGCCTTGACCATCGGTGCGATGGAACTGGCTGCCTCCCAGATCATTTCGGGGGCCAGTCGGCTGGTCTACGGAATGGCGCAGTTGGCCTTGCTGGTGTTCGGCGTGGCCCTGGGCATACAGGTCGCCGGCCAGGTCTATCCGCAGAGTCCGTCGGCCCAGATGGGCCCGTGGTCGCTCTACGTGGCGATCGTGGTGGTCGGCATCGGTCTCTACGTCTACCTGTCCGCGCCGCGGGGATCGCTGTTGTGGCTGATCGCCGCGATCGCTGTGGCCCTGGTGGGGCAGGAATTGGCCGGCAAGGTGATGTCGGCAGCCCACTCCGGATTCATCGGCGCCATCCTGGTGGTGCCGTTCGCGATGCTGGCCGCGCGGATCAAGACCGCACCACCGGCGGTTGTGATGATGCTCGCGGCGTTCTGGTCGCTGGTGCCGGGCGCACTGAGCTTCGAATCGGTGAGCCAGGCGGCTTCGGGCGGCAATGTCGGGGTGTCCAGCCTGGGCTCCACCGGGGCCGCGATCCTGTCGATCGCGCTGGGCACGGTGGTCGGGTGGAGCGTGTTTCACACCATCGACAGCCGGCTGCCATGGCCGAAGGGGCTGGACCAACCAACCGTACGGTAG
- a CDS encoding phosphotransferase family protein codes for MSEHGLGDGPIENVTEIVGGTQNVMLRFRRSGREYVFRRGPRHLRPISNKVILRETRVLSALADSDVPHPHLIAVCEDTSVLGDAVFYLMEPVDGFNAGAGLPALHAGDADIRREMGLSMAEAVARLGAVDHVAVGLADFGKADGFLDRQVPRWLSELESYSGFDNYSGPEIGNVDSVATWLQQNQPAQWKPGIMHGDYHAANVMFSPTGPDVVAIVDWEMCTIGDPLLDLGWMLATWYAPGHDSVLTNVLMETGDLATPDELIERYAHNTTRDLTGIDWYTVLACFKLGIILEGSNARAAAGLAPKEIGDRLHIATVRLFERALAIMEGQR; via the coding sequence ATGTCGGAACACGGCCTCGGCGACGGGCCGATCGAGAACGTCACCGAGATCGTCGGCGGTACCCAGAACGTCATGTTGCGATTCCGCCGATCCGGCCGCGAATACGTCTTCCGGCGCGGGCCCCGCCATCTGCGACCGATCAGCAACAAGGTGATCCTGCGGGAGACCCGGGTGCTGAGCGCACTGGCCGACAGCGACGTGCCTCACCCGCATCTGATCGCGGTCTGCGAGGACACCTCGGTTCTCGGCGACGCGGTGTTCTATCTGATGGAGCCGGTTGACGGGTTCAACGCAGGCGCCGGTCTGCCCGCACTGCACGCCGGTGACGCCGACATCCGGCGTGAGATGGGGTTGTCGATGGCCGAGGCGGTGGCCAGACTCGGTGCGGTGGACCACGTCGCGGTGGGTCTGGCAGACTTCGGCAAGGCCGACGGATTCCTGGATCGCCAAGTGCCACGGTGGCTTTCAGAGCTCGAGTCCTACAGCGGCTTCGACAACTACAGCGGTCCGGAGATCGGCAACGTCGATTCCGTGGCCACCTGGTTGCAGCAGAATCAGCCCGCGCAGTGGAAGCCGGGCATCATGCACGGCGACTACCACGCCGCCAATGTGATGTTCTCCCCTACCGGGCCCGACGTGGTCGCGATCGTCGACTGGGAGATGTGCACCATCGGTGACCCGCTGCTGGACCTGGGTTGGATGCTGGCGACCTGGTACGCCCCCGGCCACGACTCCGTGCTGACCAACGTCCTCATGGAGACCGGCGATCTGGCGACTCCCGACGAACTGATCGAGCGATACGCTCACAACACCACCCGGGACCTGACCGGCATCGACTGGTACACGGTGCTGGCCTGCTTCAAACTCGGCATCATTCTCGAAGGGTCGAATGCTCGGGCGGCGGCAGGCTTGGCGCCCAAGGAAATTGGCGATCGCCTACACATCGCGACCGTGCGACTGTTCGAGCGGGCACTGGCAATCATGGAGGGACAACGATGA